A genome region from Actinobacillus arthritidis includes the following:
- a CDS encoding M20/M25/M40 family metallo-hydrolase: protein MQNSQLNDFLNELKTITDIESPASHICGVNQVADWFIQKAEKLGLSHKKLPMNSDNVADCLLISNNPDAEQFDILFIAHMDTVFPVGTANDVPFTNNGERINALGVIDDKSGALLSFYVLQELDLTKYNIAVYLNSHEEIGSTYAKDSIREYARKAKYCFVMEPAREDGSMVATRKGVITYKIDFHGVVAHAGNNPERGRSALVEAANFIVEFSKLNDFEIGHTFNCVINNGGNAHNVIADFASLTIEMRYRLPSSLEYFEQHLQRVLGNPFVEGVTSNKVLINSEAPMIDEVNLPKVKQIFDEVGKQLHYPIKWVDAGGLSDGNIAASAGCLTIDGLGPTGGNMHAKTEYLEVDSIVPKCNLVVAVIKHLFNDH from the coding sequence GACTGGTTTATTCAAAAAGCAGAAAAGCTTGGACTTTCTCACAAAAAGCTCCCGATGAATAGTGATAACGTTGCCGATTGTTTACTCATTAGCAATAATCCCGATGCGGAACAATTCGATATTTTGTTTATCGCTCATATGGATACAGTTTTTCCAGTCGGTACAGCAAACGATGTACCGTTTACCAATAACGGAGAAAGAATTAATGCTTTGGGCGTTATCGATGACAAATCCGGTGCATTGCTGAGTTTTTATGTTTTACAGGAACTGGATTTAACTAAATATAATATTGCGGTTTACCTAAATTCTCACGAAGAGATCGGATCTACCTATGCCAAAGACAGTATTCGTGAATATGCCCGTAAAGCCAAATATTGTTTTGTGATGGAGCCAGCTAGAGAAGACGGTTCAATGGTAGCAACTAGAAAAGGGGTCATTACCTATAAGATTGATTTTCACGGTGTCGTCGCTCATGCGGGTAATAATCCGGAAAGAGGTCGTTCTGCATTAGTTGAAGCGGCTAATTTTATTGTCGAATTTTCAAAATTAAACGATTTTGAAATCGGGCATACCTTTAACTGCGTCATCAATAATGGTGGCAATGCACATAATGTCATTGCCGATTTTGCCTCATTGACAATCGAAATGCGTTACCGATTACCATCTTCTCTCGAATACTTTGAACAACACTTACAACGTGTACTGGGCAATCCTTTTGTTGAGGGTGTAACGTCTAACAAAGTATTAATAAACAGCGAAGCCCCCATGATTGATGAAGTAAATTTACCAAAAGTAAAACAAATCTTTGACGAAGTAGGTAAACAGCTTCACTATCCAATCAAATGGGTCGATGCAGGAGGTTTAAGTGACGGCAATATCGCCGCCTCAGCCGGTTGCTTAACCATTGACGGGTTAGGACCTACCGGCGGTAATATGCATGCAAAAACCGAATATTTAGAGGTAGATTCGATTGTTCCTAAATGTAATTTAGTCGTTGCCGTCATTAAACATTTATTTAATGATCATTAA
- a CDS encoding DNA-3-methyladenine glycosylase I, which translates to MVTRCDWVGESEIYINYHDQEWGKPEFDSRKLFEQLCLEGRQAGLSWITVLKKREAYRQAFFQFDPERIAQMTESDIEQLMQNIGLIRHRAKLEAIVKNAKAYLAMQANGEDFSRFIWAFVGGKPQINDVPDLSALPAKTEVSATMSKALKKKGFVFVGETTCYAFMQSMGLVDDHLNDCFCKRTKK; encoded by the coding sequence ATGGTTACACGTTGTGACTGGGTTGGCGAAAGTGAAATTTATATCAATTATCACGATCAAGAATGGGGAAAGCCGGAATTTGATAGCCGTAAGTTATTTGAACAACTGTGTTTGGAAGGGCGACAAGCCGGGCTTTCTTGGATTACGGTGTTGAAAAAGCGTGAGGCTTACCGTCAGGCATTTTTCCAGTTTGATCCGGAGCGTATAGCACAAATGACGGAATCGGATATTGAGCAACTTATGCAAAATATCGGCTTGATTCGCCACCGAGCTAAATTGGAAGCGATTGTAAAAAATGCGAAGGCTTATCTTGCTATGCAAGCAAATGGAGAAGATTTCAGCCGGTTTATTTGGGCATTTGTAGGTGGTAAACCGCAAATTAATGATGTACCGGATTTATCAGCCTTACCGGCAAAAACAGAGGTTTCGGCGACGATGTCAAAGGCATTGAAAAAGAAAGGTTTTGTATTTGTCGGGGAAACTACCTGTTACGCTTTTATGCAATCGATGGGATTAGTTGATGATCATCTTAATGATTGTTTTTGTAAGCGTACGAAGAAATGA
- a CDS encoding YqaA family protein, producing the protein MKLFGPIYDKTMEWSKHRFAGFWLSFVSFIEAIFFPIPPDVMLIPMSMSKPQNAMRYAIYTTIASVLGGIIGYFIGLYAFEWVQGLITDWGMQANFDKAKAWFETWGVAVVFLAGFSPIPYKVFTICAGVMQMAFFPFVITAPISRFARFALVAKLSAWGGEKYAEKIRRSIELIGWGTIAVAVLAYIAYQLFK; encoded by the coding sequence ATGAAATTATTCGGTCCGATTTATGATAAAACCATGGAATGGTCAAAGCACCGCTTTGCCGGCTTTTGGCTTAGCTTTGTGAGTTTTATTGAGGCGATTTTCTTCCCAATTCCACCGGATGTGATGTTGATCCCGATGTCGATGAGTAAACCGCAAAATGCGATGCGTTATGCGATTTATACTACGATTGCTTCTGTACTTGGCGGTATTATTGGTTACTTTATCGGTTTATACGCATTTGAGTGGGTGCAAGGATTAATTACCGATTGGGGAATGCAAGCTAACTTTGATAAAGCAAAGGCTTGGTTTGAAACATGGGGCGTTGCAGTAGTTTTCTTAGCCGGCTTCTCGCCAATTCCGTATAAAGTGTTTACAATCTGTGCCGGTGTAATGCAAATGGCATTTTTCCCATTCGTGATTACTGCGCCGATTTCTCGTTTTGCTCGTTTTGCTTTGGTGGCAAAACTTTCAGCGTGGGGCGGAGAAAAATATGCAGAAAAAATTCGTCGCTCTATTGAGCTGATCGGTTGGGGAACGATTGCCGTGGCAGTCTTAGCTTATATCGCATATCAATTATTTAAATAA
- the surE gene encoding 5'/3'-nucleotidase SurE codes for MNILISNDDGYHAQGIQMLAKTLREAGHSVTVIAPDRNRSAASSCLTLMDPIRVHQIDEFNYTVIAGTPADCVHLALNGFFEQPFDLVVSGINHGANLGDDVVYSGTVAAALEGRHLPFPSLAVSLVGKKSEGHLFGNNHFETARQVVLDLLPKVQKGILPARQILNINVPDLPYEQVKGVMVTRLGNRSLATEIVKREDPRGSTIYWLGANGVPVDATEGTDFYALANDYVSITPIQADMTAHYSIQTLKDIF; via the coding sequence ATGAATATTTTAATCAGTAATGACGATGGCTATCATGCACAAGGTATTCAAATGTTAGCCAAAACGTTACGTGAGGCAGGGCATTCAGTTACTGTAATTGCACCGGATCGTAATCGTAGTGCTGCATCCAGTTGCTTAACTTTAATGGATCCGATTCGAGTGCATCAGATTGATGAATTTAATTATACGGTCATTGCAGGCACGCCGGCGGATTGTGTACACTTAGCCTTGAACGGTTTTTTTGAACAGCCATTTGATTTAGTCGTTTCAGGCATTAACCACGGTGCGAATCTAGGTGATGATGTCGTTTATTCGGGAACTGTTGCCGCAGCGTTAGAAGGTCGTCATTTACCTTTTCCGAGTTTGGCGGTTTCATTAGTTGGTAAAAAATCCGAAGGTCATTTATTCGGTAATAATCATTTTGAAACGGCAAGACAAGTCGTATTGGATTTATTACCGAAAGTACAAAAAGGTATTTTACCTGCACGCCAGATTTTAAATATTAATGTACCGGATTTACCTTACGAACAAGTAAAAGGTGTGATGGTAACTCGTTTAGGGAATCGTTCACTGGCTACCGAAATTGTAAAGCGAGAAGATCCTCGTGGTTCGACCATTTATTGGCTCGGAGCAAACGGTGTACCGGTTGATGCGACTGAGGGAACAGATTTCTATGCCTTGGCAAATGATTATGTTTCGATTACCCCGATTCAAGCAGATATGACGGCACATTATTCTATTCAAACATTAAAGGATATTTTTTAA
- the truD gene encoding tRNA pseudouridine(13) synthase TruD → MQLNYLLGRPQQAGRLKVEFADFIVREELGYPLSGEGEFVAVKIRKTNANTLFVGEQLAKFVGISAKNMSYAGLKDRHAVTEQWFCLHLAGKETPDFAQFECEGVEILEVTRHNRKIRVGSLAGNHFELLLRDVSESDELKQRLSQLQAVGFPNYFTEQRFGRDGHNLTQALRWANGEISVKDRKKRSFYLSATRSEVFNLVVSQRIADGLTQTVLVGDYLQLAGSNSFFLVDENEIVETQQRLDSGDVLLTAPLIGEKSQELTACEAEKMIVERHSVLLDLMKKERMANARRAMLCKPQNFSWQFESEGLRLKFFLDSGSYATALVRELILLTEQE, encoded by the coding sequence ATGCAATTAAATTATCTCTTAGGGCGACCACAGCAAGCGGGCAGATTAAAGGTGGAATTTGCTGATTTTATCGTACGGGAAGAGCTTGGCTATCCGCTTAGTGGCGAAGGCGAATTTGTCGCAGTGAAAATCCGTAAGACTAATGCAAATACGTTATTTGTTGGCGAACAGTTAGCGAAGTTTGTCGGTATTTCGGCAAAAAATATGAGTTATGCTGGGCTTAAAGATCGTCACGCGGTGACCGAACAATGGTTTTGTTTGCATTTAGCCGGTAAAGAAACCCCCGATTTTGCCCAATTTGAATGTGAGGGCGTAGAGATTTTAGAGGTAACTCGCCATAATCGTAAGATTCGAGTCGGTAGTTTAGCCGGTAATCATTTTGAATTGTTATTACGTGATGTAAGTGAATCGGATGAACTCAAGCAACGTTTAAGCCAGTTACAAGCGGTCGGATTCCCGAATTATTTTACCGAACAACGTTTTGGGCGTGACGGACATAATTTGACTCAGGCATTACGTTGGGCAAATGGTGAAATTAGCGTTAAAGATCGCAAAAAACGTAGCTTTTATCTATCGGCGACTCGTAGCGAAGTGTTTAATTTAGTGGTGTCACAACGTATTGCAGACGGTTTAACTCAGACAGTTTTAGTCGGCGACTATTTGCAATTAGCCGGTTCTAACAGCTTTTTTCTGGTAGATGAAAATGAAATCGTGGAAACACAACAGCGTTTAGATTCAGGCGATGTGTTATTAACTGCACCGTTAATTGGTGAAAAATCACAAGAATTGACCGCTTGTGAAGCGGAAAAAATGATCGTTGAACGTCATTCCGTGTTGCTTGATTTGATGAAAAAAGAACGAATGGCAAATGCTCGTCGTGCAATGTTATGTAAACCGCAAAACTTTTCATGGCAATTTGAGTCTGAAGGCTTACGCCTTAAATTCTTTTTAGATTCAGGTAGTTATGCAACTGCATTGGTACGTGAATTAATTCTCTTAACGGAACAAGAATAA
- a CDS encoding HlyD family type I secretion periplasmic adaptor subunit: MKNNQEKVKQADLSLINDLNAAMQTEKHTGTFSVIILFFVFLVAFIIWAYNSPLEEVTRGQGSVIPSSRDQIVQSLDPGIIREMKVKEGDIVEKDQILVVLDDTRSSAILRESEAKVLNLRAVVSRLQAEAYGMPLKFDDEIPQEIQERERATYVARQRAMKEAVSGLAQSKALLDREIAITSPMVAKGVMSEVELLRSRKQSADLAQQIAERKNKYIADASSELVQMESELAQARENMAMRADPVERSQIKAPLRGVVKNIKINTVGGVVQAGEDILEIVPLDEKLIVQAYISPKDVAFIRTGQEALVKISAYDYSLYGGLEGKVTLLSPDTLQDERRPSELKLNPDESYYRILVETNENTLKDKNGKPLEITPGMTAIVDIRTGEKTIFQYLIKPITRMKQAMQER; the protein is encoded by the coding sequence ATGAAAAATAATCAAGAAAAGGTAAAACAAGCTGATTTATCATTAATTAATGATCTTAATGCGGCGATGCAAACGGAAAAGCATACGGGGACATTTTCCGTTATTATTCTGTTTTTTGTATTCCTTGTCGCTTTTATCATTTGGGCTTACAACAGCCCATTAGAAGAAGTAACTCGAGGGCAAGGTAGTGTAATCCCAAGCAGTCGAGATCAGATTGTACAAAGCCTTGATCCGGGTATTATCCGTGAGATGAAAGTTAAAGAAGGGGATATTGTTGAGAAAGATCAGATTTTAGTGGTGTTAGACGATACTCGAAGTTCTGCTATTTTACGAGAAAGTGAAGCTAAGGTATTAAACTTACGTGCCGTGGTTTCTCGCTTACAGGCAGAGGCGTATGGTATGCCACTAAAGTTTGATGATGAGATTCCTCAAGAGATTCAAGAACGAGAGCGTGCGACTTATGTTGCTCGCCAAAGAGCAATGAAAGAAGCTGTAAGTGGTTTAGCACAAAGTAAGGCATTGCTCGATCGAGAAATTGCCATTACCTCACCAATGGTCGCGAAAGGCGTAATGTCAGAGGTTGAGCTGTTACGCAGTAGAAAGCAGTCTGCTGATTTAGCACAACAAATTGCAGAACGTAAAAATAAATATATTGCTGATGCAAGCAGTGAGTTAGTTCAAATGGAATCTGAGCTTGCTCAAGCAAGAGAAAATATGGCGATGCGAGCTGACCCAGTAGAACGTTCGCAAATTAAAGCGCCATTAAGAGGTGTGGTAAAAAATATTAAAATTAATACAGTTGGCGGTGTTGTGCAAGCTGGTGAAGATATTTTAGAAATCGTACCGCTCGACGAGAAGCTAATTGTACAAGCTTATATTAGTCCTAAAGATGTGGCTTTCATTAGAACTGGGCAAGAAGCATTAGTAAAAATTAGTGCTTATGATTACTCATTATATGGTGGTTTAGAAGGAAAGGTTACGTTATTGAGTCCGGATACGCTACAAGATGAACGACGCCCAAGTGAGTTAAAGCTTAATCCTGATGAATCTTACTATCGTATTTTAGTAGAAACGAATGAAAATACGTTAAAAGATAAGAATGGTAAGCCATTAGAAATTACACCGGGTATGACTGCTATTGTGGATATTCGTACCGGTGAGAAAACGATTTTCCAATATCTGATTAAGCCAATTACTCGAATGAAGCAAGCGATGCAAGAAAGGTAG
- a CDS encoding TolC family protein has protein sequence MQRTESQVKISEAGHLPVVSLSNTGVLAQKHKYSSERRSGMSLNGKVNLYSWGAVEAEIERDKSKEGYYRHKFTETREQVGQKIGEYYLVALRAKESIKVYRESLVRHEKLIQDLKVIVSYDVGRESELNEAQSRRNQVEATIAQQERILYTSLSQLSRYSGQAVDESALDDPFTKVDPVKFLQQYRNPDINNNPTFLAQQKEFESTEAALRASEARRLPAINLEGSASRHEREVYVGVSWDLYNPASKHTVEYNRHSQAADAKLREIELELEEKGRTAEEEMLRNKQLLKITGRQINLQKKVVEDTELQFDIAMKSLINVLDAYQELTSVQIAEVSARNDFRDVALLYLVSQANVSKWAGIATLDLTK, from the coding sequence TTGCAAAGAACAGAAAGCCAAGTAAAGATTTCGGAAGCCGGGCATTTGCCGGTGGTTTCGTTAAGTAATACAGGTGTATTAGCTCAAAAGCATAAATATAGTAGTGAACGCCGTTCTGGTATGAGTCTTAACGGTAAAGTTAATCTCTATTCTTGGGGAGCTGTTGAGGCAGAAATTGAACGAGATAAAAGTAAAGAAGGCTATTATCGCCATAAGTTTACTGAAACTAGAGAGCAAGTAGGGCAGAAGATAGGTGAATATTATTTGGTCGCTTTGCGTGCTAAGGAAAGTATTAAGGTATATCGTGAAAGTTTAGTCCGACATGAGAAACTAATTCAAGATTTAAAAGTGATTGTTTCTTATGATGTCGGTCGTGAGTCTGAACTTAATGAGGCACAATCTCGCCGTAATCAGGTTGAGGCAACCATTGCTCAACAAGAAAGAATTCTTTATACCAGTCTAAGCCAGCTCTCTCGTTATTCAGGACAAGCTGTTGATGAGAGTGCGTTAGACGATCCTTTCACGAAAGTTGATCCGGTAAAATTCTTACAGCAATATCGTAATCCGGATATTAATAATAATCCGACTTTCCTTGCTCAACAAAAAGAATTCGAGAGTACAGAGGCGGCATTAAGAGCTTCAGAAGCTCGCCGTTTACCTGCGATCAATTTAGAAGGTTCGGCAAGTAGACACGAACGAGAAGTTTATGTGGGGGTGTCATGGGATCTTTATAATCCTGCGTCCAAACATACCGTTGAGTATAACCGACATAGCCAAGCCGCTGATGCAAAGTTAAGAGAGATTGAGTTGGAGCTTGAAGAAAAAGGGCGTACTGCAGAAGAAGAGATGCTACGTAATAAGCAACTGCTAAAAATTACTGGTAGACAAATTAATTTACAGAAAAAAGTGGTTGAAGATACTGAGCTACAATTCGATATTGCAATGAAATCATTAATCAATGTGCTTGATGCTTATCAAGAACTTACATCGGTACAAATCGCTGAAGTGTCCGCTCGTAACGATTTCCGTGATGTCGCACTTCTCTATCTTGTTTCTCAAGCAAATGTTTCTAAGTGGGCAGGTATTGCAACTTTAGATTTAACTAAATAA
- a CDS encoding UDP-N-acetylmuramoyl-tripeptide--D-alanyl-D-alanine ligase, whose translation MNNMLQSVISPLRQKFVESAGVTTVLRNTFILSATDGLERAKVITFVANLLDMSDSEWHKLFAQKLAKLQEKFPRPLKWIRLEWVTESSLHNWGDFKQILKNYKRNYFRAGIAFEGKREPWLLLTETELNANACLYPAGEIGHAMVNQHNLEIYFKARHGSSQIPLFNDDLTLCMFKTAGFFFDLASGETCEISTAPRNQGRRVFAPLNVNSSADLIQKITAYLGRQVLTNGRYEYGHFPCFGRTIGTYNTLRHASSTYALIEGYELCQKQGMQAVELAKIAANIEKALTYLLHKIIRHYSNNLAYVVEINDEIKLGANAVAILALVKYIQVFPDSNRCNDYLALCEKLANGIVAMRQPNGSFVHILSAKDLSVLAEHRIIYYDGEAAFGLMRLYGLTKDTRWLDCVTKAFDYFIEAKHYEAHDHWLSYCSNELVQYKPEKKYFQFAVDNVKGYVDFIRTRITTFPTLLELSMAFHKMLLKLDEYPQFSDVLAGFDVADFYQALHTRANYLVNGVFFPELAMFYKKPETILYGCFIRHHTFRVRIDDVEHYLSGLVAYHHLLTERLYPKSLTKDTSKSETVEYVLNAVNLELATSGKWLRTPEDSWFATNVATYSQNFQVGSLLVAQSKTMDKGFFRKVGINAFIKKGAVGVITDNPELYTDLDVPVLVVKDVRKAVLAIGRFVREQFRGHVYGITGSAGKTTTVSMLAHTLQVFGSTEQTQGSANLPIGIAWNLAKFSQYAQHWVVEMAIGQMSVNSALVQPEVAIITNIAPAHLQYHNSLEEVALKKARIFEAMSVGSLAIICRDIAQYDLIAMKAKQANLRIVSYGEHPEADIRLVSYKPHLSKIRLGNSHYVLKLEANGKHFVLNAMAILAIIKDKGLSIRKAINQLNCFKAVEGRGNIKSLTYHAKNITVYNEAYNANPLSMQVAIDAFGDVEVENSNKLMILGDMLELGEDSQQYHQQVLEYVNQKNVKRIILVGEEMTKVLQYYQIKMCKYFQHVLNYWRYCLSLLRPISIY comes from the coding sequence ATGAACAATATGTTACAAAGTGTGATTTCCCCACTCCGTCAGAAATTTGTGGAAAGTGCGGGAGTCACAACGGTTTTACGCAACACATTTATTTTATCAGCAACAGATGGTTTGGAGCGTGCGAAGGTTATTACTTTTGTTGCTAATTTATTGGATATGTCAGACAGTGAGTGGCATAAATTATTTGCACAAAAGTTAGCTAAGTTACAAGAAAAATTTCCTCGTCCCTTAAAATGGATTCGTTTGGAGTGGGTTACGGAGTCCAGTTTACATAATTGGGGTGATTTTAAGCAGATCTTAAAAAATTATAAGCGTAATTATTTTAGAGCCGGTATTGCCTTTGAGGGAAAAAGAGAACCTTGGTTGCTTTTAACCGAAACTGAATTAAACGCGAATGCTTGTTTATATCCAGCGGGGGAAATTGGCCATGCAATGGTTAATCAGCATAATTTAGAAATTTATTTTAAGGCACGCCATGGTAGTAGCCAAATACCTTTATTTAATGATGATTTAACTTTATGTATGTTTAAGACCGCTGGTTTCTTTTTTGATCTTGCAAGTGGTGAAACGTGCGAAATTTCGACAGCCCCTCGTAATCAAGGACGCCGGGTATTTGCTCCCCTAAATGTAAATAGCAGTGCAGATCTTATTCAAAAAATTACCGCTTACCTAGGACGGCAAGTATTAACTAATGGGCGTTATGAGTATGGCCATTTCCCTTGCTTTGGCCGAACTATCGGTACTTATAATACTTTACGGCATGCAAGTAGCACCTATGCATTGATTGAAGGATATGAGCTTTGTCAAAAGCAAGGTATGCAAGCGGTTGAATTAGCAAAAATTGCGGCAAATATTGAGAAAGCACTGACTTATCTTTTGCATAAAATTATTCGTCATTATTCGAATAATTTGGCTTATGTGGTTGAAATTAATGATGAAATTAAGCTCGGTGCGAATGCAGTAGCGATTTTAGCTTTGGTAAAATATATTCAAGTTTTTCCTGATTCTAATCGTTGTAATGATTATTTAGCACTTTGTGAGAAATTGGCGAATGGGATTGTGGCGATGCGACAACCGAATGGCTCGTTTGTACATATTCTTAGTGCCAAAGATTTATCTGTGTTAGCGGAGCATCGTATCATTTACTATGATGGAGAAGCGGCTTTTGGTTTAATGCGTCTGTATGGTTTAACGAAGGATACTCGCTGGCTGGATTGTGTGACAAAAGCATTTGACTACTTTATTGAAGCCAAACACTATGAGGCTCATGATCATTGGTTATCTTATTGCTCTAATGAATTAGTGCAATATAAGCCGGAGAAAAAATATTTCCAATTTGCCGTGGATAATGTGAAGGGCTATGTCGATTTTATTCGTACGCGAATTACGACGTTCCCAACCTTACTTGAGCTAAGTATGGCATTCCATAAAATGTTATTGAAACTGGATGAGTATCCTCAATTTAGTGATGTTTTAGCTGGTTTTGATGTCGCTGATTTTTATCAAGCGTTACATACTCGAGCCAATTATTTAGTCAATGGGGTGTTTTTCCCTGAATTAGCGATGTTCTATAAGAAACCGGAAACTATCTTGTATGGCTGTTTTATTCGTCATCATACCTTCCGCGTACGTATTGATGATGTAGAACATTATTTGTCAGGGTTAGTCGCATATCATCATTTATTGACAGAGCGACTATATCCAAAAAGTTTGACGAAGGATACAAGTAAATCAGAAACCGTTGAATATGTTTTAAATGCGGTTAATCTTGAGCTAGCGACATCGGGTAAGTGGTTACGAACTCCGGAAGACTCTTGGTTTGCAACAAATGTGGCAACCTATTCACAAAATTTCCAAGTAGGTTCTCTCTTAGTCGCACAAAGTAAAACGATGGATAAAGGCTTTTTCCGGAAAGTCGGGATCAATGCTTTTATCAAAAAAGGTGCGGTGGGTGTTATTACGGATAATCCTGAGCTATATACTGATTTGGATGTACCGGTATTAGTAGTTAAGGATGTGCGTAAAGCTGTATTAGCTATTGGGCGTTTTGTGCGTGAGCAATTTCGCGGGCATGTTTACGGTATTACCGGCAGTGCAGGGAAAACGACAACGGTTTCAATGTTAGCTCATACTTTACAAGTATTTGGTTCGACAGAGCAGACGCAAGGATCAGCAAATTTACCTATTGGTATCGCTTGGAATTTGGCTAAGTTTTCTCAATATGCTCAACATTGGGTTGTTGAAATGGCGATTGGACAGATGTCAGTAAACTCTGCTTTAGTTCAGCCTGAAGTTGCGATTATTACTAATATTGCACCCGCACATTTGCAGTATCATAATTCTTTAGAAGAAGTAGCACTTAAAAAGGCAAGAATTTTTGAAGCGATGTCTGTCGGTAGTCTCGCTATTATTTGTCGAGATATTGCACAATATGATTTGATTGCGATGAAAGCAAAACAAGCAAATTTGCGTATTGTTAGTTACGGTGAGCATCCCGAGGCTGATATTCGTTTAGTGAGCTATAAGCCGCATTTAAGTAAAATTCGTTTAGGGAATAGCCACTATGTTTTAAAACTTGAGGCAAACGGCAAACATTTTGTGTTAAATGCAATGGCTATCTTGGCAATTATTAAGGATAAAGGCTTAAGTATTCGTAAAGCGATAAATCAATTAAATTGTTTTAAAGCAGTGGAGGGGCGTGGAAATATAAAATCTCTGACATATCATGCTAAAAATATTACCGTCTATAATGAAGCCTATAATGCTAATCCACTTTCTATGCAAGTCGCGATTGATGCCTTTGGGGATGTTGAGGTAGAAAATTCAAATAAGCTTATGATTTTAGGAGATATGTTAGAGCTAGGCGAAGATAGTCAGCAATATCATCAGCAAGTCTTGGAATATGTTAATCAAAAGAATGTTAAGCGTATTATTTTGGTTGGTGAAGAAATGACAAAAGTACTGCAGTATTATCAAATAAAGATGTGCAAGTATTTCCAACACGTACTGAATTATTGGCGGTATTGCCTGAGCTTGTTAAGGCCGATCAGCATATACTAG